The region GGCGGAAGGATTACTGCAAAGGGCGATCGCCAGGGTAATCAGGCAATGGGCCCTGGCCTTGGAAAGTCAGCCCAACCCAGCCATCAAAATCCGCAATGCGGCCTAGGTGATGGTTGCCATCGATTCCAACCAAAATTTTGCTGAGTCGATATCAGACCAGTGCCGGTCAATGCGACAATGGGAGGTTACGTCCCCAAATTGCCTTGGTAATGAGTCTGAATTGGATTAGTCGCGCCGATCGCCTACAAGCCTTACCCCCCTACGTTTTTGCCCGTCTAGATGAGTTAAAAGCTAAGGCCAGGGAACAAGGCCTGGACTTAATTGACTTGGGCATGGGCAACCCCGACGGCAAAGCCCCCCAACCAATCATCGAAGCGGCGATCGCCGAGCTGGAAAACGCTGAGTCCCACGGTTATCCGCCCTTTGAAGGCACCCAAAGTTTTCGTCAGAGCATTACCCGCTGGTACGCCCGCCAATATGGAGTGGATTTAGACCCCGATTCCGAGGCGTTACCGTTGATCGGCTCCAAAGAGGGCCTGGGTCATTTAGCTTTGGCCTATGTTAATCCAGGAGACCTGGTCCTAGTGCCCACCCCTTCCTACCCCGCCCATTTCCGGGGGCCTTTGATTGCCGGGGCGAAAATTTATCCCATTATGTTATCGGCAAAGGATAACTGGTTAATTCAACTGGACCAAATTCCTGAGGCGATCGCCCGCCAGTCCAAAATTCTTTACTTTAACTATCCCAACAATCCCACCACCGCCACGGCTCCTAGGGAATTTTACGAAGCGGTGACCGACTGGGCCCGCCATTACGAAATTATGCTGGTCCATGACCTCTGCTATGCGGAATTGGCCTTCGACGGTTATCAGCCCACCAGCTTGCTAGAAATTCCCGGCGCCAAGGATTTTAGTGTGGAATTTCATACCCTTTCTAAAACCTATAATATGGCTGGTTGGCGGGTAGGTTTTGTGGTGGGCAACCAGGAAATTATCCAAGGTTTGAGAACCTTAAAAACCAACCTAGATTATGGTATTTTCCGAGTCGTACAAAAAGCGGCAGAAACAGCCCTGAGTTTACCCGAAAGTTATATTGAAGTGGTTAAAAAACGTTACCAAGAACGGCGGGATTTTGTTATTAGTGGTTTAAGTAAATTGGGTTGGGCTATCACTCCCTCCCAAGCCACCATGTATCTTTGGGTTCCCTGTCCGGTGGGCATGAGTTCCACTGATTTTGCCCTTACTGTGTTGGAAAAAACCGGCGTGGTGATGACCCCCGGTAATGCCTTTGGAGAAGGGGGAGAAGGCTACGTCCGCCTAAGTTTAATTGCCGACAGCGATCGCCTCGGGGAAGCTTTACAACGCATTGAACAGGCGGGTATTCGTTATAGTTGAGTCAATTAGTTAACGGTCAAATCCCCTGGGGAGCAAAGTAGATGGTTTTAGCCGCCACCAAAGTACCAACCCTTTCCCTGGAATCCTTCTTGGCCCTGCCGGAAACCAAACCGGCCCAGGAATATTGCCGGGGCATTGTTACCCAGAAACCTATGCCTAAAGGTAAACACAGCACAATCCAGTTTGAGTTAGCAGTTGCTATCAATGCCCAAGTGAAGCCCGAAAAAATTGCCTATGCTCTGCCGGAACTTCGTTGTACCTTTGGCGAGCGCTCCATTGTGCCAGACATTGCAGTAATCCGTTGGCAAAACCTACCTTTAGACAGTGATGGTGAGATATCCGACCGATTTGATCGGGCCCCGGATTGGCTTATAGAAATTCTTTCCCCGGACCAGTCAGTCACCCTGGTGATGGAAAAAATTATTTTTTCTCTCAAAGCCGGCACAGAATTGGCATGGTTAGTGGATCCTATGGCTAAATCCATTACGGTTTTCACGGCCAGCCTACCCCAGGTGTATTTAGCTGAAACTGAAATTCAAGAATCCCTAACCGTTTTTGCTGAGCTTGAAAATTGGTCCATTACCGCCGCCGAGGTGTTTGATTGGTTAAAAATTTAGCATGGCTTAACTGCCTAAGTTTTAAAGCAATAATAGTGCTGTCAATGTTGCATCGATTGATTAAATCATTTTTAATTACCATTTTTGTGCTTATATCTCTCGTGGGCTTTTCCGCCCAGGCGATCGCCGGAGAAGCAAATTTGTTATGGCAGGGAGATGGGGGTTACCAAGTTCGAGCCCATGTGACTTACCCAGATGAATTTACTGACAAGTCAACAAAAATTATGCAGGTAACCGGATTGCAAACACTCCAAAACTTAACTGAACTAACAGTGCAAATTCTTAATGATCAAGGTCAAGTATTAGCAAGTTATGATAACGTCGGCAATGGTCAGGCCAAGGGTAATAACTTCCTCCAATTCCGATTTGATCCCATTAGTAAAACCATTAAAGGTTGGCTTGATATCGGTGGAGCCGGAGCTAACGATTATTTTCTAAAGGGTCAACCGGACGCCAGTCTGGATCTTTTTCATCTGGATGAATATGGTAATGAGTTTAAAATTGACCATAACAATGGTGCAATGGACATTAGAGCTGGTTTTTAAGACAAATATCAAGAGGTAATACGAGAGACCATAATGGGAGTCAAGACACCGTAAATTGTATTAATCTCCTACAGTCACAGTACCCATGTCATAAATACCAGTTTTATCGGCCGGAATCTCAAAGCGAATGGTCCGGGGAGGATCACTGAACAATTGCAATTCATACTCCCCTGGCCCCAGCCCTGTCAGCGCAAATCGTCCCGCCCGGTTAGTGAACAACTCCAAGGGCGACCAACTGGGATCGGATAAAGACCTGACTTGCCCCACTTGAAGCGCAATGGGTTCCCCCGCTTTATCCACCAAAGTCCCCCGCAAAAACACGGTGGATTCCGTACCCACTGTGATTAAAGTGCCACTTTTATAGCTAGGCAACAAATTAAAGACGGCATTGCCCAAGTCATAGCCAAGGGGCATATTAGGAGCGTCCACCCGCATTGTGGTTAAAGTATAGGAGCTTAGATCCGGCACTACCCCGGGCCCGACATAATTAGCTTCCGCCACAGGACCGTATAAGCCAGGATTGATTAATACTAGCTGATCTGCAAAATTGGGGTTACGGCTAAAAATGACGAAACTATCCCGCACTGGTCGACTCCAGCCAAAACGTCCATCAGCATAAACCAAGGCCGTACCAAAATTTAAGTTAGTGCGATGACTGGACTGGTCATAGTCATGGTTAAGATTAATATCCCCCACAAAGCCTCGGTAAGTCAGCCCTAGGCCAGTGCCAAAATAGCCGGGATTGGGATTATTACTCAAATTAACGGTGGTGTTAACGCTGTTGTATTGGGCGGGACTACGGGATGTCCAAGTCAGGGTGCTGGCCTGTTCCCGTTGACTGCTTAGGTTACTACGGGCCGTGAGGGATTGGAACTGGGAGGTTTGCAAAAAGTTGAATAATACCTGAGTTTCTGTTTGTCCCGACTGGTCTAAGCGATTATTCAGGGTCAAATTAACTTGTAAACCCCTTCCCAAATTAGTGGTGAAACCGATCGCCGCTCGGTAGGCATTGGGCTGGCCGAAACTACCAAGCTGATAACCCAAACCGAGGTTAATGCCCAAACCATCGATTAAAGTTTGACTGTAGTTGGCTCCAAAAGACCAGGAAATATCATTGGTGGCAGTGCCGAAAAAGTCCAATGGATCGGGGGTAAAGCCGATGGGAAAACTACCAAAACGCTGAAAATAGGGGCCCAAATATTCCACTTCCAAACCAAAATTAGGTAATCGGGCTTGGTTCCCCCCCAGGGCCAAAAATTGATACCGTAGTCGGAAGGCATGGTCTAAACCGTTGCCATCATTCTCCAGGGCCGCATCCCAACCAAAGTTGCCCACGGAAGTGGCCAGGGTGCCTTCCATGCCAATCACCTGCTGGGAACCTGCCGCCTGTAGATAACCCCCTAGGGTGAGGGTAGAAGTAATACCCTGCCGGTAAAAGCCGCCAATAATGGGCCGGGAAGTGTCATAGTTACGCACCCCATTGGTGGTGTAGGCCGGGACCCCTACCCCCAAGCCAAATTGATTCAAGCCCACCTCCAACAGATCCGTCGCCAGGGGCGCTGAAAAGGATAGCTCCTCCACCCGCCCCGCACTGTCGGTAATTTTCACCGTCACATTATTGAGCCCCGTATTCAGCCCAAAATTACGAATATCTTGAAGCCCCGCCGGTAATTGTAGGGTTTGCCGCAAAAGCCCATTAACAAAAATCTCCACCCTGGCTGGACTTTCCAGCAAAAATTCGAACTGCCCTGTGGGCCTAGTAGTCAAATAGGGCTGGAGGGAAAAATTGCGGAACATCGCAAACCCTACCATGGGCACAAAGGACTGATAACTGCGGGCAGTGCTAAACAGATCACCCAAAACATAGCGGATGGCATTATCCGGATCATCCTTCACCAAACGAATATCGGAGCGAGTCCAGGGATTATTGCTCTGCTCAGCAAAACTAGCACTACCTTCGAGAACCCAGCCTTGATAATTAAGAGCCCCTTCTACGCCCAAATTCAGGGCTTGGCGGCCCAAATCACCGGTGCCATCCCAGGCATAGGGTTGGGTCCCAATTAAGTTGACAAAACCACTGAAGTTACTGGGACGTAGGGCTGTGGCGGCCCCTAGGGGAAGTTGTAAATTACCGGAGCCATAAACAATAGTTTTACGGAGATTGGGGGGAATAATAATCCTCAGTTCTAGCAACTGGTCATTAAAAGTGGCGTCGAGACCAACACTTTGCAGGGCCGCTAGGGTTAAATTGCCACTGTTGTCCACCAAATCAGCCAACCTTATTTGTATATCAGGTCTGGCATACTCTTCCATTTTCGACAACAAAGTAGAGGCAGTGATTTGTAGGCTACTGCTCCCTCCCAGGGAAACAAACACCACAATTTGTCCCTGTTGTAAATCGTTGATGAAAAACGGTGCCACCAACCGTTGTACCCCAGTGGGGCGGGGTCGACCGAATACCCGTTCGAATAAATCATCCTCATTGCCCAAATTGGCCGGTGTCGGCTCAGAAGGTGTGGCGGTCTGGTTATCTTCCTCTGTTTGTCCCGGTTCTGGAGGTGTGGTTTCCATCACCGGAGTTCCCTGTCCTAGTAACAAATCCACAGCAAAATCGGGAGGGGGAAAATCAGCACTAAAAGTTTCTGCCCTGGCGGACTGAGCTAGGACTAGCCCGACGACAGTGATCAGGCCGTTGCTCCAAATAATTGCTAGTACTGTCGAGTAGAATCGAAACACCATTGACCTAGATTAGGGCCTGTCAGCAAAGTCTAACAAACAGGTTTTCCATGGACGGCGATCGCCAAAATGTGAGGGGAATACTGCCCCAGTCACCTTTTAAAGCAAAGTGGTGGGCTAAGCACCACGTCAAATCCAGAGCCGCTTGGGAATAACCCTGCCGAAAAAATCTTGGGCTTCGATTAAAATTTTGTCAAGAAACAAAGCGGGTAGGGGGAATCGAACCCCCAACTAAAGCATGGGAGGCTTTCGTTTTACCACTAAACTATACCCGCGCAAGACTTCCACCATCTTAAAACATTAGGGAGCCCCCGCCTAGATGGTTGTCTTCTATTTTGAAATTTCCTCCACCGCCTGCGGGAGAAAGTTTAGAGTTATTTTAGTCCTCAACAAAAACCCCCTCTCTATTGCTCAGAAAGGGGGCTATATGGTCGCCTAAGCTTGAGTGTTTCGCTGGAGGAGTTTAATCACTAAACGAGCAAAGCTAGTTTGGCGTTGTTGCTGGCTAGGAGAGTTTGCAACTCTTCAGAATCGACGGTTTCTTTTTCGACTAGCATTTCCGCCAGTTGATCCAAAATACCCCGGTTCTCTAGCAAGACCTGCTTGGCCCGTTGATAGGCTTGGTCTACTAATTGACTTACTTCCTCATCGATCGCCGCGGCAGTTTCATCGGAAAAGTCCCGGTCAGAGGCAATATCCCGACCAAGGAACACCCCACCACCCTGACGACCCAAAGCTACCGGGCCCAGGCGATCGCTCATGCCGAAACGGGTTACCATCTGGCGGGCGACGCGGGCAACTTGTTGGAGGTCATTGGAAGCACCGGTGGTGACTTCTTCTTCGCCGAAAATAATTTCTTCGGCAATGCGGCCTCCCAGGGCAACGGCCATCTGATTTTGCAGATAGGAGCGGGAGTATAAACCGGATTCCATGCGGTCTTCACTGGGGGTGAACCAGGTTAAACCACCAGCCCGGCCCCGGGGAATGATGCTAATTTTTTGCACTGGATCGTAATCCGGCATCAAAGCTCCCACCAAAGCGTGGCCAGCTTCGTGGTAAGCCACCAAGGTTTTGCGTTTTTCGCTCATTACCCGATTTTTCTTCTCAGGACCAGCCAACACCCGGTCAATGGCATCGTTGACTTCGTCCATGGAAATTTCGGTCAAGTTGCGACGGGCGGCTAAAATAGCGGCTTCGTTCAACAAGTTGGAAAGGTCCGCACCGGTGAAACCAGGGGTACGGCGGGCAATTTTATCCAAATCTACATCTTGGGAAAGGGTTTTGCCCCGGGCATGGACATTGAGGATTTCTCGACGGCCAGCATAGTCAGGACGGTCTACCACCACTTGACGATCGAAACGACCGGGACGCATCAAAGCGGAGTCCAGTACGTCGGGGCGGTTAGTGGCAGCGACAATGATAATGCCAGTGTTGCCTTCAAAGCCGTCCATTTCCGTTAGTAACTGGTTGAGAGTCTGTTCCCGCTCATCGTTACCACCACCGAGGCCCGCGCCCCGTTGACGACCAACGGCATCAATCTCATCGATGAAGACAATACAGGGAGCATTGGCTTTGGCTTGCTCAAATAAATCCCGTACCCGGGAGGCTCCCACACCGACAAACATTTCCACAAATTCTGAGCCGGAGATGGAAAAGAACGGTACTCCAGCTTCCCCCGCAACGGCTTTGGCTAAAAGGGTTTTACCGGTACCGGGAGGGCCCACCAGGAGCACACCTTTGGGAATCTTGGCTCCCAATTCGGTAAAGCGGTCGGCGTTTTTCAGGAAGTCCACCACTTCGGTGAGTTCTAGTTTGGCTTGCTCAATGCCGGCCACGTCCCCGAAGGTAACTTGGGTTTGGGGTTCCATTTGCACCCGTGCTTTGGATTTACCAAAGTTCATGGCTTGGGAACCAGGGCCACTCTGGGCCCGGCGAAAGAGGAAGAAAATCCCCACCAGGAGCAAGATGGGCAAAAATAGGGTGCTGGCGATGCGGAACCAGAAGCCTTCGTCGCTCTGGGGCTGGACGGCAATATCCACGTTGTGTTGGGTGAGGATATTGATCAAGTCTGGATCGTTGGGCAGATTAACCAAGTAGGGAGGGCCACCGCTGGGGTTGGGCACTTGGGCTTGGGTCCGGTCGGCGCTGAGGTTAACCCGTTCGATCTGATTAGCTTCTACCCGATTGACGAAATCGCTGTAGCTGAGGGTTTCTCTAGTTTGGGTCGGACGGTCGAAAAAGGCCGATGCCAACGCTAAAACGACAATCAACAGCAAGGCATATAGGCCCGCGTTACGCCATTTTTTATTATTTTTGCTCACGCTAGAACTCTCCAATAGTGAGTGTAGTTATCATATTCCACCAGCTAGCAATGGATGTGGTGGAGAATAAACAGTTGTTAACTTATGTTAACGCTTCTCAGAAACAATTGGCCACTGTACCGAAAAAATGCTAGGGGTACGGGCTATGTTACTGTCAGTCCCCCTGGGTTGGGGTAAAGCGTTTAAACTCCTGCTCCAGGGAATCCTGGTCGGTGCGGTAGGTGATGTCCGCCTGGGTGATGACGGTGCTGGTGGCCCAATCTTGGGCAAATTCTAGTTTAGCTTTGAGGGGGGGGGAGGGCGGTTGTAGAAGTTTGGCCCGCTGTTGCCGATCGCCGTTGCGATGTTCCAGTTTTTGATTACGTTGTTGTAACCAGAAGTACCTCACCAAGGGAATGGCTAGGAAGCCCACCGCATAGGCCACCAGGAGGCCGTAGATGCTCTGGATAAAATAAACGAGTTCTCCCAAATCAAGCTCAGCCCCGTAGGTTTTTAGCATGACCCCCAAACTCAAGGCCAAAACTAGGTTGACTCCCCCTAAGGCGATCGCCGCTATTTTTTGTCCCGCAGAAGCCTGACTAAATTTCCAGGGTTTTTCCCGCAGGTAGGAAGCTAGGGTGGTGGATTGGCGCTCCTGGGCACTGATTTGCAGATCGGGGAAAGTGTAAATTAGCTCACCGTTGTGGGAAACCTGGGGGTAGCCATTAAAGCGGGCCAAGACAGGAATCATGTAGTCCTCATTTTCCCGGTTGAACTTGGTCACATTATCCAAATAGGGGGCGGCCTGTTCGGCGGCGATCGCCCCACCGTTATTGCGAATTAAACTACCCAGGGTTTGCCAACGTTTTTCCTCCAAATCTTCATTGGGGTCGCCATCCCCAAATAGAAACGAAAAAATTGCTTCGAGGAAGTTAAGCTCGTTTTTATTTTTATCAGACTTTTTCTTGTCCCGTTTTTGCCGCCCACCATCGGGACTGAGCAACCAAAAAATATCCCCCGGCCAGAAAAATATTCCACCACCACCACCGCCACTGCGATTGCTTCCCCCAGAAAAGTTAAAGCCCCCATCGTTATCATTATCAGATTTGGAATTGACAGCAATGACAATGGCAATAATGGCCACCAACATCAACAGAATCGAAAGAATAAGGATAATACCAAAGGAAATACGGATCAGGTAAAACAAGACCTGCCAAATGCTCTGGAGCCAACTCTGAAACCGCAAGCGCCAATATTTATTGCGGAGAATATTGCGGAATTGCTTGGGGAAAGCAAACACAATCTCGCCGGATTCCGCCACTTGGAGATGGCCCTCCACCTCCGACGCCAAGGTCAGTAACCCCTGTTGGGTTTGGTTAATTTCTAGGCCCGCTTGGCTGGCCACGTCCCCCACCGTGACCACATAGTCCAACTGCTCCACGGCGGTCATAATTTGGGGATTAAAGGCGACACTCATTCCACTGCCCTCGGACGTGACAATCATTAAAATTATTCTTCTAGTATAGAGAGAAGATTTTTTGTCGATATGTGGGTTTAGTGGTTATGAATGTGCGTTTTCCTCACTTTTGTTTAGGCTTAATATTTGCTAGCTTGGTATGCGGCGCTGGAGCTCTCCCCCTAGCCGCAGCGGAACGGGTGGTGCTAACCTATAGCGTTTTCCGAGAATCGGTCTCCATTGAAGAGTTGGGGGAATTGAGTCGCACTGGAAAGGTGTCTTCCTCCCTCAAAGCC is a window of Synechocystis sp. PCC 7338 DNA encoding:
- a CDS encoding fimbria/pilus outer membrane usher protein; amino-acid sequence: MVFRFYSTVLAIIWSNGLITVVGLVLAQSARAETFSADFPPPDFAVDLLLGQGTPVMETTPPEPGQTEEDNQTATPSEPTPANLGNEDDLFERVFGRPRPTGVQRLVAPFFINDLQQGQIVVFVSLGGSSSLQITASTLLSKMEEYARPDIQIRLADLVDNSGNLTLAALQSVGLDATFNDQLLELRIIIPPNLRKTIVYGSGNLQLPLGAATALRPSNFSGFVNLIGTQPYAWDGTGDLGRQALNLGVEGALNYQGWVLEGSASFAEQSNNPWTRSDIRLVKDDPDNAIRYVLGDLFSTARSYQSFVPMVGFAMFRNFSLQPYLTTRPTGQFEFLLESPARVEIFVNGLLRQTLQLPAGLQDIRNFGLNTGLNNVTVKITDSAGRVEELSFSAPLATDLLEVGLNQFGLGVGVPAYTTNGVRNYDTSRPIIGGFYRQGITSTLTLGGYLQAAGSQQVIGMEGTLATSVGNFGWDAALENDGNGLDHAFRLRYQFLALGGNQARLPNFGLEVEYLGPYFQRFGSFPIGFTPDPLDFFGTATNDISWSFGANYSQTLIDGLGINLGLGYQLGSFGQPNAYRAAIGFTTNLGRGLQVNLTLNNRLDQSGQTETQVLFNFLQTSQFQSLTARSNLSSQREQASTLTWTSRSPAQYNSVNTTVNLSNNPNPGYFGTGLGLTYRGFVGDINLNHDYDQSSHRTNLNFGTALVYADGRFGWSRPVRDSFVIFSRNPNFADQLVLINPGLYGPVAEANYVGPGVVPDLSSYTLTTMRVDAPNMPLGYDLGNAVFNLLPSYKSGTLITVGTESTVFLRGTLVDKAGEPIALQVGQVRSLSDPSWSPLELFTNRAGRFALTGLGPGEYELQLFSDPPRTIRFEIPADKTGIYDMGTVTVGD
- a CDS encoding aspartate aminotransferase, giving the protein MSLNWISRADRLQALPPYVFARLDELKAKAREQGLDLIDLGMGNPDGKAPQPIIEAAIAELENAESHGYPPFEGTQSFRQSITRWYARQYGVDLDPDSEALPLIGSKEGLGHLALAYVNPGDLVLVPTPSYPAHFRGPLIAGAKIYPIMLSAKDNWLIQLDQIPEAIARQSKILYFNYPNNPTTATAPREFYEAVTDWARHYEIMLVHDLCYAELAFDGYQPTSLLEIPGAKDFSVEFHTLSKTYNMAGWRVGFVVGNQEIIQGLRTLKTNLDYGIFRVVQKAAETALSLPESYIEVVKKRYQERRDFVISGLSKLGWAITPSQATMYLWVPCPVGMSSTDFALTVLEKTGVVMTPGNAFGEGGEGYVRLSLIADSDRLGEALQRIEQAGIRYS
- a CDS encoding Uma2 family endonuclease, encoding MVLAATKVPTLSLESFLALPETKPAQEYCRGIVTQKPMPKGKHSTIQFELAVAINAQVKPEKIAYALPELRCTFGERSIVPDIAVIRWQNLPLDSDGEISDRFDRAPDWLIEILSPDQSVTLVMEKIIFSLKAGTELAWLVDPMAKSITVFTASLPQVYLAETEIQESLTVFAELENWSITAAEVFDWLKI
- the ftsH3 gene encoding ATP-dependent zinc metalloprotease FtsH3 codes for the protein MSKNNKKWRNAGLYALLLIVVLALASAFFDRPTQTRETLSYSDFVNRVEANQIERVNLSADRTQAQVPNPSGGPPYLVNLPNDPDLINILTQHNVDIAVQPQSDEGFWFRIASTLFLPILLLVGIFFLFRRAQSGPGSQAMNFGKSKARVQMEPQTQVTFGDVAGIEQAKLELTEVVDFLKNADRFTELGAKIPKGVLLVGPPGTGKTLLAKAVAGEAGVPFFSISGSEFVEMFVGVGASRVRDLFEQAKANAPCIVFIDEIDAVGRQRGAGLGGGNDEREQTLNQLLTEMDGFEGNTGIIIVAATNRPDVLDSALMRPGRFDRQVVVDRPDYAGRREILNVHARGKTLSQDVDLDKIARRTPGFTGADLSNLLNEAAILAARRNLTEISMDEVNDAIDRVLAGPEKKNRVMSEKRKTLVAYHEAGHALVGALMPDYDPVQKISIIPRGRAGGLTWFTPSEDRMESGLYSRSYLQNQMAVALGGRIAEEIIFGEEEVTTGASNDLQQVARVARQMVTRFGMSDRLGPVALGRQGGGVFLGRDIASDRDFSDETAAAIDEEVSQLVDQAYQRAKQVLLENRGILDQLAEMLVEKETVDSEELQTLLASNNAKLALLV